Genomic segment of Wolbachia endosymbiont (group A) of Longitarsus flavicornis:
TTACTGAACCCTCTGCGGAAGTGGACATAAGTTATAAAGGTAGTAAATGGATAGAAGTGCTTGGATGTGGTATGGTGCATCCAAATGTCTTTCAAAATGTTGGAATAGACCATACTAAATACAACGGTTTTGCGTTTGGCATTGGTATAGAAAGGCTTGCGATGCTAAAATATCAAATCAGCGACCTAAGAAGCTTTTACGATAACAAAATCAGTTGGCTTGATCATTATGGTTTTCATTTTTCATCTTTAAGATAAGTGATAAATAAAGCTCATACTTTTATCATACTTGCTGCCGGGCATGGCAGGCGGATGAATTCAGATTTGCCTAAGGTTCTGCACGAAATAGGCAATTTTTCCATGCTTCAGCATGTCATTTACAATGCAAAACAGTTAAATCCTGAAAATATTGCTGTTGTAGTTGATCAGCCTTTAATTGAAAGACTAAAGTGCTTTGAGGATATACAGTTAATTACACAAGAATCAACACTCGGCACGGGGGATGCAGTCAAAACTGCGATGAGAAACCTGAAAGAATTGCCAGATTCGAACATAGTTGTTGTGCAGTATGGAGATACTCCGCTCATAAAAAGCAGCACAATAACTAAAATGATTAGTTATTTAGAAGGCAAGGCTCTAGTTTGCCTAGGTTTTAGGGCAAGCAATAAAGAATATGGTAGGTTAATCATTGAGAATGGTTCCTTAAGAGAAATCGTAGAAGCAAAGAGTGATAAAAATAATCATGAAGAGTTTCTTGCCAATGCTGGAATAATGGTTGCATATGCAAAGAATTTACGTGAATTGGTGGAGAAAATAGAGTGCAATAGCTCAACTCATGAATATTATTTGACCGATATAGTTTCCATTGCAGTGAAGAGTAATTTAAATGTCGGTTACGTTATTACGGGTGGAGAAGAAGCAACGGGAATAAATAACAGAAATGACCTTATAAAAGCTGAATTTTACTTTCAAGAAAATAAAAGAAAAATTTTTACCGACGCCGGAGTAACACTTGTTGCGCCAGAGACTGTTTTCTTTTCTCTTGATACGCAAATTGCCAGAGATTCAGTGATTTACCCATACGTTTTTTTTGGTCCTGGAGTGAAAATAGAGTCTGGTGCGAAAATGCTGCCATTTTTGTATTTAGAAAACTGCTTAATTAAAAGTAATGCTGAGGTCGGTCCATTTACCAGAATACGCGGAAACACAACAATTGGTAATAAGGCAAAAATAGGAAATTTT
This window contains:
- the glmU gene encoding bifunctional UDP-N-acetylglucosamine diphosphorylase/glucosamine-1-phosphate N-acetyltransferase GlmU, with product MINKAHTFIILAAGHGRRMNSDLPKVLHEIGNFSMLQHVIYNAKQLNPENIAVVVDQPLIERLKCFEDIQLITQESTLGTGDAVKTAMRNLKELPDSNIVVVQYGDTPLIKSSTITKMISYLEGKALVCLGFRASNKEYGRLIIENGSLREIVEAKSDKNNHEEFLANAGIMVAYAKNLRELVEKIECNSSTHEYYLTDIVSIAVKSNLNVGYVITGGEEATGINNRNDLIKAEFYFQENKRKIFTDAGVTLVAPETVFFSLDTQIARDSVIYPYVFFGPGVKIESGAKMLPFLYLENCLIKSNAEVGPFTRIRGNTTIGNKAKIGNFVEVKTSEVGQNTRIKHLSYIGNAKVGQGSNIGAGTIVCNYDGKNKYETNIGSNCFVGANSSLIAPLNIHDESVIAAGSVIVEDVPEKSLAIAREKQVIKKIK